TCTATTTTATCCAGCATTTGGCCCGTATGCCGCGACAGTATCTGGTTCGTCAGCTCACGCATGCGAAGGATCTCGCGCGCATGAATGTCGATATCCGTAGCCTGTCCTGACAGTCCGCTCATCAACGGTTGGTGAATCAGGATCCGCGAGTTCGGCAATCCAAACCGCTTCTTCGGAGCCCCCGAGGCCAGCAGCGTTGCCGCCATACTGGCTGCCTGCCCGATGCAGATCGTCATCACGTCCGGTTTGATGTATTGCATCGTGTCGTAAATTGCCATGCCCGCCGTTATCGAGCCACCCGGCGAGTTGATGTAAAGCTGGATATCTTTCTCCGGGTCTTCCGCCGCCAGGAACAGCATCTGCGCGATGATCAGGTTCGCAACGTTATCATCGATCGGCGTCCCCAGGAAGATAATGTGGTCGCGCAACAACCGGGAGTAAATGTCGTACGCGCGCTCCCCCCGCCCCGTTGTTTCAATCACCATTGGTACTAACATTTGCACCTGCCTGTCTTTTCCACTGCTGTTCGGTGATTTTGTTCCACCTTAGCGTGTTCCACCAGAAACACAATAAGGTGAGCTACTCAGTACTCTCGTGTTACTGAGTGGCCCGGTTGTACACCAGATCCATAGCCTTGTCAGTACGGATACGGTTACGCATACGGTCGATGGTCCCGTCCTTAATCAGCTTCTGACGAAGCGCTTCCACCGCCTGCTGCGACTGTGCCGCCAGGATCTGCACTTCCTTCTCCACGTCTTCGTCCGTGACTTCGATATTTTCCTTGTCGGCGATCTTCTCCAGCAACAACGCGACCTGTACTTCCTTCTTCGCCGCGTCTCTCTGGCCGGCCCGCAAGCGAGCGAAATCCATCTTCCGCATGTCTTCGGTCTTCATGCCTTGTTGAGCCAGCGCCCGAAGTCCGCGTTCCAGTCGTAGGTCAATTTGGTGCTCCACCAGTGCTTCCGGCACGTCGATCGGATTCCGGCTCAACAGCTCTTCCACCAGTTTGTCCTTGGATTCGTGCTCCGCCTGGTGCTGTTTCTCCGACTCCATCCCCTCGCGAATACGTTTCCGGACGTCATCGATGCTGGTGAACTCCGCTCCAAGCTCTTTAGCGAAGTCATCGCTCAGTTCCGGCATCGACTTCGTCTTGATTCCGTTCACCTTTACCCAATAATCGAAGCTCTTGCCGGCCAGCCGCTGGTCCGAAAAATCGTCCGCATACTTCACCACGAATGTACGCTCGTCTCCGGCGTTGGCTCCGCGCAGGTTCTCCGAAAATTCCGGGATCGTGTTTGACCCGCCCACTTCCACCATCACATCGTCCATGGTGACGGGTTGCCCTTCGGCTTCGCCCTGC
This genomic window from Terriglobales bacterium contains:
- the clpP gene encoding ATP-dependent Clp endopeptidase proteolytic subunit ClpP — its product is MQMLVPMVIETTGRGERAYDIYSRLLRDHIIFLGTPIDDNVANLIIAQMLFLAAEDPEKDIQLYINSPGGSITAGMAIYDTMQYIKPDVMTICIGQAASMAATLLASGAPKKRFGLPNSRILIHQPLMSGLSGQATDIDIHAREILRMRELTNQILSRHTGQMLDKIEKDVERDFIMNAQQGKEYGIIDDIIFQPMAAKAGS
- the tig gene encoding trigger factor, giving the protein MAETETPEKTSSTQREISVEIPVEVVNRETEAVIQKFQKMARLPGFRKGKVPATVVRQRFAEDIKTEVVEQLVPRYFREETEKQGLHPVSQPRVTDLHLHEGEPLKFKAKFEVLPDFEVQGYHEIKIEKPNVSVTDEEVEKTLNHLREQNASYNPVEGRPIQDGDFASVAFKGTPQGEAEGQPVTMDDVMVEVGGSNTIPEFSENLRGANAGDERTFVVKYADDFSDQRLAGKSFDYWVKVNGIKTKSMPELSDDFAKELGAEFTSIDDVRKRIREGMESEKQHQAEHESKDKLVEELLSRNPIDVPEALVEHQIDLRLERGLRALAQQGMKTEDMRKMDFARLRAGQRDAAKKEVQVALLLEKIADKENIEVTDEDVEKEVQILAAQSQQAVEALRQKLIKDGTIDRMRNRIRTDKAMDLVYNRATQ